Genomic segment of Nothobranchius furzeri strain GRZ-AD chromosome 12, NfurGRZ-RIMD1, whole genome shotgun sequence:
ctcccgtgccatgctaagtctgacctacaaacattgcaggtaacgaatgtcttcgcctgatttaactgaaaatgctcccaaactttagaagtttttacttttttgggtctggctgcttctgccatgttcctcttccgaacacctgccggctctccctcgcgctgatctgacttgcttccggtctgtgcgcaacggcggccgggggggtggggggcttttggaagagttgcgcaacacaacgaatcgatgacgcaattcgttgccaacgcttttagtaatcgattttcatcgaatttatcgattcgttgttgcagccctagtctagATCAACCTTTTCCAAGTCTGAAGAGTATAGATGTAGTTTTTTAATTAGGAGCAGATTAAAAATGCTCAGGGAGTGGAAACTCAGGTTGGAATTGCCCTTTTCTAAAGGGGAACCAACATCTGCTTACTCATCTTAAAGACGTCATAAGCCTGACGGCTGTttatgttggaaggtaaaccgcTCTCAGAGATCCGGTGAAGCCCCTCTGAAAACCTGGATTATTGCCAAGGAGGATGGAGAAGTCATTGCAGCTCATTGCAACTGCACGGCCAGGTAAGTGATTTCCGTAGGCGACGGTGTTCATGTGGGAGCGGTTATTGCATTTTCCGCATGTTTCCTTTCAAACTATATACTGCCTAATCAGTGCATCTAATTATTTTACAAACAGTATGTGTATTTAACTGTTGTACAATGTAATCGAAGATTGCATTTGAGGTTTATAAAATTCATATTATATTGTGTTCACAGCCTCTCAGAATCATGTTCTCATGTGGCGGCAGTCCTTTTCTCCATCGAGGCTGAGGTACGAGCGCGAGATGCAGGTTCCTGCACATCAGCGCAGTGCAGGGTGCTGATGCCATCCAATGAAAAAGAGGTAACCTGAAACTTTCACATCAAACCAAATGTGGGACATTAAATAGAATGTATTTATATTTTTCCCCTTTGGTTATGTCATGGGTTGTTTTTAGGTGCCTGCTGCTCCAGTGGCTGAGATCGACTTCTTCTCACCAAAGTCCAAGAAGCTAAAGCCTGACTGTTCCACTGATGGCAGGACAGCTGAAAATGAGCCTGGGAAATGTCCTCCATGCCCAAGAGTGAAGAGGGGCTCAGAAACGTATTGTAGGTTTTTGGAGAACCTAAGGAAAAACTGTCCAAACAGTGTAGCACTGATGTTTTTAACCATTCCACAAACTGCTCCTAAAGAGCATGACTATTACTATGGCAGCAATACGTTTAATTAACGTCACAAGTCTAGCTTTGTTTTCAAACATCACGTTTTCTCATTCATTAAAAATGTCCTTGGAATCAAACTGGCCTCTGTCACTTGTTTAGCTTCAACTAAAGTGCTCCAAATGCACATCATTTTAAAGGGgcgttatggaagtctgacagccaaaacatgtatagaaataataaatgtcttcttcatacattctcctgcaatgccctggtcctgtagaatgagccctggcattttcactgtgattgcctgtttttctgtaaaatcacagaaaaagagagatgctcgggtcgagcaggctgcttcatgcgcgttcacgctcaggcatcgcccgtagcagtaGCTTTAgtttttgtcgctgttcctaacgcctagtgacaaagctagctacatttctgaggacccttggctactttctg
This window contains:
- the LOC107376301 gene encoding uncharacterized protein, which encodes MEETFAESPYYEALDVDSKQKYKDLISRYVGRDPFIMKMSEFSKELRHLPTVEAVDITNYLVLQTFFYTVQQMKAYKRLEAYNLLVSGCVQNLGTKRLPDDCRLVFARVNRSQRSGEAPLKTWIIAKEDGEVIAAHCNCTASLSESCSHVAAVLFSIEAEVRARDAGSCTSAQCRVLMPSNEKEVPAAPVAEIDFFSPKSKKLKPDCSTDGRTAENEPGKCPPCPRVKRGSETYCRFLENLRKNCPNSVALMFLTIPQTAPKEHDYYYGSNTFN